A region from the Clostridium beijerinckii genome encodes:
- a CDS encoding methyl-accepting chemotaxis protein: MNILKKVKSKLIVAFLIVSILIGVVGTIGVVSLKNVNNKATEMYTVSLQHVNQILSIKANVLQIKSDILIIIYEKDKYKVEESKKSINSAINENDKYLSDYENSQMTKEEGIVWAEFNESMKRYKDIRDKVMEYVSSNNLDEAQKKYLEMVPVQTNMIYNVSKVIDMNLLQAKLAKENITYTYSNANITIVILTFTGFIIAIILGLIMSNNVNKPLKKIKTFAERLALYDFSNPIIINRKDEFGQTSVALNKAQENVNYLVKQIIEQSQDISASSEELSATAEELSSKVVCVDQAVNNIAAGMQESSATSEEISASVQEVDSSINELSEKAMEGSNNAIESKERASGVQNNSRQAIDETLKLYDEKKKNMLQVIENGKVVDNIKIMADTIGSIAEQTNLLALNAAIEAARAGEQGKGFAVVADEVRNLSEQSSQAVIGIKDTIITVQEAFKNSIDTGKDILKFINTDVNKQLNAYAETGKQYYNDSDFVSKMSEEIASMSEEITATVSQVNKAIQTMAYTSQKSTEQAEEIKDSMNETTKAIEQVSLTAQSQSELAQKLNEIVQRFKI; encoded by the coding sequence ATGAATATATTGAAGAAAGTAAAATCTAAATTAATAGTTGCATTTTTGATTGTATCTATTTTGATTGGAGTAGTGGGTACTATCGGAGTAGTATCGTTAAAAAATGTAAATAATAAAGCAACAGAAATGTATACGGTAAGTCTTCAACACGTTAATCAAATATTATCCATAAAGGCTAATGTTCTACAAATTAAAAGTGATATTTTAATTATTATCTATGAAAAGGATAAATATAAAGTTGAAGAGTCAAAAAAAAGTATCAATTCTGCAATAAATGAGAATGACAAATACTTATCTGATTATGAAAACTCTCAAATGACAAAAGAAGAAGGAATAGTATGGGCAGAGTTTAATGAAAGTATGAAAAGATATAAAGATATTAGAGACAAAGTAATGGAATATGTTTCGTCTAATAATTTAGATGAGGCACAAAAAAAGTATTTAGAAATGGTACCTGTTCAGACGAATATGATTTATAATGTTAGTAAAGTTATTGATATGAATTTATTGCAAGCTAAATTAGCAAAAGAAAATATTACGTATACATATTCAAATGCTAATATAACAATTGTTATATTAACTTTTACTGGTTTTATAATTGCAATTATACTTGGTTTGATTATGTCAAACAATGTAAATAAACCTTTAAAAAAAATAAAAACTTTTGCAGAGAGGTTAGCGTTATATGATTTCTCCAATCCGATTATTATTAATAGAAAAGATGAATTTGGACAAACTAGTGTTGCTTTAAATAAAGCACAAGAAAATGTAAATTATTTAGTTAAGCAAATCATTGAACAATCTCAGGATATAAGTGCATCTAGCGAAGAGCTTTCAGCAACAGCGGAAGAATTATCCTCTAAAGTTGTATGCGTAGATCAAGCAGTAAATAATATTGCAGCTGGTATGCAAGAGTCTAGTGCTACATCAGAAGAAATAAGTGCTTCGGTTCAAGAAGTAGATTCAAGTATTAATGAACTTTCAGAAAAGGCTATGGAAGGAAGTAATAATGCAATTGAATCTAAAGAAAGAGCTTCAGGAGTTCAAAATAATAGTAGGCAAGCTATTGATGAAACACTAAAACTATATGATGAAAAGAAAAAAAATATGTTACAGGTTATTGAGAATGGAAAAGTAGTAGATAATATTAAGATTATGGCGGATACTATAGGAAGTATAGCTGAACAAACAAATTTACTTGCACTAAATGCAGCTATAGAAGCAGCAAGAGCTGGCGAACAAGGTAAGGGATTTGCAGTTGTTGCAGACGAGGTGAGAAACCTTTCAGAGCAGTCATCACAAGCTGTAATAGGAATTAAGGATACTATTATTACTGTTCAGGAGGCGTTTAAAAATAGTATTGATACTGGAAAGGATATACTGAAATTTATTAATACTGATGTGAATAAGCAACTTAATGCATATGCAGAAACAGGTAAACAGTATTATAATGATTCTGATTTTGTAAGTAAAATGTCGGAAGAAATAGCATCTATGTCAGAAGAAATTACAGCTACAGTAAGTCAAGTAAATAAAGCTATACAAACTATGGCATACACATCGCAAAAATCTACTGAACAAGCTGAAGAAATAAAAGACAGTATGAATGAAACTACAAAAGCTATAGAACAAGTGTCATTAACAGCACAAAGCCAATCAGAACTTGCTCAAAAACTTAATGAAATTGTACAAAGGTTTAAGATTTAA
- the hydG gene encoding [FeFe] hydrogenase H-cluster radical SAM maturase HydG: MYNVKSKVATEFIDDEEILESLKFAKKNKNNRELINEILEKAKECKGLSHREAIVLLECELEDENEKMYKLAQEIKQRFYGNRIVMFAPLYLSNYCVNGCTYCPYHHKNKHITRKKLTQEEIKREVIALQDLGHKRLALETGEDPINSPLEYVLESIKTIYSIKHKNGAIRRVNVNIAATTVENYRKLNEAGIGTYILFQETYNKKIYEELHPTGPKHDYAYHTEAMDRAMEGGIDDVGIGVLFGLNMYRYDFIGLLMHAEHLEAAKGVGPHTISVPRIRSADDIDPENFSNGISDDIFAKIVAVLRISVPYTGILISTRESQESREKVLQLGASQISGASSTSVGGYAEKEKKEENSAQFDISDDRTLDEIVNWLLELGYIPSFCTACYREGRTGDRFMSLVKSGQIANCCQPNALMTLKEYLEDYASEDTKRKGEEVIKNEIPRISNEKVRKIAEENLSKLNEGKRDFRF; encoded by the coding sequence ATGTATAATGTTAAATCAAAAGTAGCAACAGAGTTTATTGATGATGAAGAAATACTAGAAAGTCTTAAATTTGCTAAGAAAAATAAGAACAACAGAGAATTAATTAATGAAATTTTAGAAAAGGCTAAAGAATGTAAGGGACTTTCACATAGAGAAGCAATAGTTTTGCTTGAATGTGAATTAGAAGATGAAAATGAAAAAATGTACAAACTTGCACAAGAAATTAAACAAAGATTTTATGGAAATAGAATAGTAATGTTTGCTCCATTATATCTTTCTAATTATTGTGTAAATGGATGTACTTATTGTCCATATCATCATAAAAATAAACATATAACAAGAAAGAAACTTACTCAAGAAGAAATTAAGAGAGAAGTAATTGCGCTACAAGATCTTGGACATAAAAGACTTGCATTAGAAACAGGAGAAGATCCAATAAATTCTCCACTTGAATATGTACTTGAAAGTATAAAGACTATATATAGCATAAAACACAAGAATGGCGCTATTAGAAGAGTTAATGTAAATATTGCAGCTACAACTGTTGAAAATTATAGGAAATTAAATGAAGCAGGAATTGGAACATACATCTTATTTCAAGAAACATATAATAAGAAAATATATGAAGAACTTCATCCAACAGGTCCAAAACATGATTATGCGTATCATACAGAAGCAATGGATAGAGCTATGGAAGGTGGAATTGATGATGTTGGAATAGGCGTATTATTTGGATTAAACATGTATAGATATGATTTTATTGGATTGCTTATGCATGCAGAACATTTAGAAGCGGCAAAGGGCGTTGGACCACATACAATAAGTGTACCAAGAATAAGGTCTGCCGATGATATAGATCCAGAAAACTTTTCAAATGGAATTTCAGATGATATCTTTGCTAAGATAGTTGCAGTACTTAGAATTTCAGTACCATATACTGGTATTCTTATTTCAACTAGAGAATCTCAAGAGTCAAGAGAAAAAGTACTTCAACTTGGAGCTTCTCAAATAAGTGGAGCATCATCTACAAGTGTTGGTGGATATGCTGAAAAAGAGAAAAAAGAAGAGAATTCAGCTCAATTTGATATCAGTGATGATAGAACTTTAGATGAAATAGTAAATTGGTTACTTGAACTAGGATATATTCCAAGCTTCTGTACTGCTTGCTATAGAGAAGGAAGAACAGGTGACAGATTTATGAGTCTTGTTAAATCTGGGCAAATAGCAAACTGCTGTCAACCTAATGCACTTATGACTTTAAAAGAGTATTTAGAAGACTATGCATCTGAAGACACAAAAAGAAAAGGTGAAGAAGTAATTAAAAATGAAATTCCAAGGATTTCAAATGAAAAAGTTAGAAAAATTGCTGAAGAAAATTTAAGTAAGTTAAATGAAGGAAAACGTGATTTTAGATTTTAA
- a CDS encoding sugar ABC transporter ATP-binding protein, giving the protein MSEYVLEMNHITKVFPGVKALDDVSLKVRKGSVHALMGENGAGKSTLMKCLFGIYHEDGGEIILDGNKMEINTSKQALDLGVSMIHQELHPIRFRPVMENIWLGRFPMKGIAVDKKTMIRKTKELFEQIGLDINPEALAGTLSPSNLQLVEMAKAVSYNSKIIIMDEPTSSLTETEAEHLFKIIRQLQDKGCAIIYISHKMEEILRISDEVTIMRDGQYVGTWPAKELTTDLIINRMVGRDMTNRFPPRTYEPSKDVVLKVEKLCSPLPKSFQNVSFNLHKGEILGIGGLVGAQRTELVEALFGLRGIESGTIEKDGKVIKIRSSKDAKMQGLALLTEERRASGIFGILSVLDNTVIASQKEYSKFGVLQDAKRYKAAIKSNDELKTKTPNMEQLIQNLSGGNQQKVLIARWLLTNPDILILDEPTRGIDVGAKYEIYSIMHELVKRGKSIIMISSEMPELLGMSDRIMVMCEGKVTGILEQSEADQVKIMHYATQFMK; this is encoded by the coding sequence ATGAGTGAATATGTACTGGAGATGAATCATATAACTAAAGTATTTCCGGGTGTAAAAGCTCTAGATGATGTATCCTTAAAGGTTCGTAAGGGCAGCGTACATGCACTAATGGGTGAAAATGGTGCGGGTAAATCAACCTTGATGAAATGTCTTTTCGGAATATATCATGAAGATGGCGGAGAAATAATATTAGATGGAAATAAAATGGAAATAAATACTTCAAAGCAAGCATTAGATTTAGGTGTATCAATGATACATCAAGAATTACATCCAATTCGTTTCAGACCAGTCATGGAAAATATCTGGCTTGGGAGATTTCCAATGAAAGGAATTGCTGTAGATAAAAAAACTATGATTCGTAAAACAAAGGAATTATTTGAGCAAATTGGATTAGATATTAATCCAGAAGCATTAGCTGGAACACTTTCACCATCTAATCTTCAATTGGTTGAAATGGCAAAAGCAGTTAGCTATAATTCGAAAATTATCATTATGGATGAACCTACTTCATCATTAACAGAAACTGAAGCCGAACATTTATTTAAGATAATAAGGCAACTTCAAGACAAGGGGTGTGCAATTATATATATATCTCATAAAATGGAAGAAATATTAAGAATATCAGATGAAGTAACTATAATGAGAGATGGTCAATATGTAGGAACATGGCCAGCTAAAGAGTTAACAACAGATTTAATTATAAATCGTATGGTAGGTCGTGATATGACTAATAGATTTCCACCAAGAACATATGAACCAAGTAAAGATGTTGTATTAAAGGTAGAAAAACTATGTTCTCCACTTCCAAAATCATTTCAGAATGTAAGTTTTAATTTGCATAAAGGAGAAATACTCGGAATAGGTGGTCTTGTTGGTGCACAGCGTACAGAACTAGTAGAGGCTTTGTTTGGACTTCGCGGGATAGAATCTGGAACCATAGAAAAGGATGGTAAGGTTATTAAAATAAGATCTTCAAAAGATGCTAAAATGCAAGGACTTGCTCTTTTGACAGAAGAGAGACGTGCTAGTGGAATATTCGGTATTCTTTCAGTATTAGATAACACAGTAATTGCTAGTCAAAAGGAATATTCTAAATTTGGTGTACTACAAGATGCAAAACGTTATAAAGCTGCTATAAAGTCTAATGATGAATTAAAGACTAAGACTCCAAATATGGAACAGTTGATTCAAAACCTTTCAGGTGGTAACCAACAAAAAGTTTTAATTGCACGTTGGCTTCTTACAAATCCAGATATCCTCATATTGGATGAACCAACAAGAGGAATTGATGTAGGAGCTAAATATGAAATTTATTCAATTATGCATGAATTGGTTAAAAGGGGAAAATCAATTATTATGATTTCTTCTGAAATGCCAGAATTACTTGGAATGTCAGATAGAATTATGGTTATGTGCGAAGGTAAAGTTACTGGAATTTTAGAGCAAAGTGAAGCAGATCAAGTAAAGATTATGCATTATGCGACACAATTTATGAAATAG
- a CDS encoding galactose/glucose ABC transporter substrate-binding protein MglB encodes MKRFKNLLTIVMAATMIAATMVGCGASKTAQPDTAKKAETKNVLIGSAIYKFDDTFMTGVRTAMEGQAKEKGSTLELVDSQNKQPTQNEQVDTFITKGVNALAVNPVDRTAAGPLIAKAKEKSIPIVFLNREPEKADMDGYDKVWYVGAHAEQSGTQSGEIISDYFKAHPEADKNKDGVVQYVMLQGEPGHQDATLRTEYSIKAIEAAGLKTQKLAADTAMWDKAKATDLMKAFITGQGLDKIEAVLCNNDDMALGAVEALKAEGYNKGDATKYTPVVGVDATAPALQAMKEGSLLGTVLNDAANQGKATVNIAQAAAEGKDITEANIGYPVTDSKYVWINYVKVTQDNYKDYLK; translated from the coding sequence ATGAAAAGGTTTAAAAATTTATTAACAATTGTTATGGCTGCAACTATGATTGCTGCAACAATGGTAGGGTGCGGAGCAAGCAAGACTGCTCAACCAGATACAGCTAAAAAGGCTGAAACAAAAAATGTTTTAATAGGTTCTGCTATCTATAAGTTTGATGATACATTCATGACAGGCGTTCGTACTGCTATGGAAGGACAAGCTAAGGAAAAAGGATCAACTCTTGAATTAGTGGATTCACAAAACAAACAACCTACACAAAACGAACAAGTTGATACATTTATTACAAAAGGTGTAAATGCTTTAGCAGTAAATCCAGTTGATAGAACAGCTGCAGGTCCACTTATTGCAAAAGCAAAAGAAAAAAGTATTCCAATTGTATTCTTAAACCGTGAACCAGAGAAAGCAGATATGGATGGTTATGATAAAGTTTGGTATGTCGGTGCACATGCAGAACAATCTGGAACACAATCAGGAGAAATTATATCTGATTATTTCAAAGCACATCCAGAAGCAGATAAAAATAAAGATGGAGTAGTACAATATGTAATGCTTCAAGGTGAACCAGGACATCAAGATGCAACTCTTCGTACAGAATATTCTATAAAAGCTATAGAAGCTGCTGGACTTAAAACACAAAAACTTGCAGCAGATACAGCAATGTGGGACAAAGCAAAAGCAACTGACCTTATGAAAGCATTTATTACAGGTCAAGGACTTGATAAAATAGAAGCTGTTCTTTGTAACAATGATGATATGGCTCTTGGCGCAGTAGAAGCTCTAAAGGCAGAAGGATATAATAAAGGCGATGCAACTAAATATACTCCAGTAGTTGGAGTTGATGCAACAGCACCAGCGCTTCAAGCTATGAAAGAAGGATCACTTCTTGGAACAGTTCTAAATGATGCAGCTAACCAAGGTAAGGCTACAGTAAATATTGCTCAAGCAGCAGCTGAAGGTAAAGATATTACAGAAGCAAATATTGGTTACCCAGTAACAGATTCAAAATATGTATGGATAAATTATGTAAAGGTTACTCAAGACAATTATAAAGATTATCTTAAGTAA